The DNA region AGCCATAGCAACCGCGGAAGCAGAAGTTTCTCCGAGAGAAGCGGAGACAGCAGCCGTTACGCTCTCCGCGCTCGAGGAAATCGCCTCCGAGGCGGATCGCGTTAAAGCAGAGGCGTCCCCAAGGAGGACTGCCGGCCCATCAGCGAGAGTGGCGAGCGCGTCCCCGGTCTTTACAGCGGTCGCCCTGAAAGAGGCAGCGAGCTCGTCGGTCACCGAACGGGTGATTCGCAAGATGGAAGCAAGGGAGAATTCCTCAAGCCCCGCCCGCGCCACCGGCGTCTGCGCAAAGAAGAGAGCGAACACGAGGAGAGAGCCTGCGCTCGCCCGCACTAGGCGGCGAGAGACAAAGAAAGCGCCGATGCGGCTGACCAGAGTGCGAGACACGTCCAGGCTGCTCCAGAAACCAGGGGAAGGCTTCTTGTTCAGCTGCCGGGAGAGGTGGCGGGAGAGTTCGTGCTTACGCTCAACAGTCTTCTCGCGGGCGGTTTCTAGATAAGCAAAAAGGGACTTTTCTTCCACATACCACTGGCGCCCCTTACGGAAACAAGCCACTTTACCCTGACGACAGAGCTCGCCGACGTAATCGGTAGAATAGCCAAAGAGTTCGGCAGAGCGCTTGGAAGAAAGGTACCTTCTTCCGTCAACCATCAAAGAGTCGTCGCTCATAGAGAAGTTCTCCGTATTTTATCCGAGTTATCGGTTCATTGACAGCTTTTTTGGCGAAAAGCTGGGGATAAAGTACGCAAGCGTCCGCTTTTAAAACACACGTAAAATTTTCTACCGAAAACCGCCCTGTCCAAGCTATCGCCTCCCTCGGTGTGGCATCTAAAAAGCTCCCTCGCTTACGTCGGCAGGGAGCGGTACAAGACTAGATAGTAAAAACTACAAACTATGAACTAAACGCTGGGTATTTAAGGAGTTATGCGCCGATGATCAGCCTGGAAAGCGACGTTACCAAGGGAGAAAGGAACGGCCAGAGGAAGAAAACAACAAAAAGAAGGGCAGGGAGTCCCCACGCTTCAAGGGCACGGGTCTTTTCGAGGAGATGAAAAGGCAAAAAAGAGAACAATACCTTTGAACCGTCGAGCGGCGGCAGCGGAATACTGTTGAATATAGCCAAGATGCAGTTAATAAAGACCACCGAGGTGGCAAGGGCAACGGTTGGAGCCGAAAGAGCGTCCCCGAAGAAACGCAGCAGGAGCCCGAAGAACAAAGCCAGGGCCAGATTGGTGAGGATACCCGCAGAAGCTACAAAAGCCTCCCCCGCCCTACTTTTCAGGTTATACGGATTGTACGGTACAGGCTTGGCCCAGCCAAAGATGACTCCGCCAAGGAGAAAGGAGGCTGTCGGCAGAAGGATGGATCCGAAGAGGTCGATATGGACCAAGGGGTTAATAGACAGGCGGCCAGCGAGCCGCGGGGTCGGGTCCCCCAGGGAATCAGCCGCATAACCATGGGCTAATTCATGAGCAATTACCGAAAATATGAGGATGGCGATGGAAAAAGCGAAGAAGAGCGGGTCTTGCATATAGGTGCTTCTATGGTAACATGCGAGCCTAATGGCAAAAATCTGCATCATCACTGGAAAAGGACCTCTCAACGGCGGCGGCTACTCCAACCGCACGCGTGCTACTCAGTTCAACCCTACCGGGAAGCGCATGCGCCAGGTGAACCTCCAGAAGAAGCGCATTTTCATCCCTGAGCTCGACAAGACCATGGTCCTCGTCGTCTCTACCCAGGGTCTCAAGACCATCGCTAAGAAAGGCGCTTACAAGGCCCTCAAGGACGCAGGGGTGATTAAGTAGGAACCGCCAAGAAAAACCCCCGAACCTAAGGTTCGGGGGTTTTTCTTTTGCGGGAAATAGCAATCCCCACCGCGCAGCGCGCGATGGGGATTCACATCCGACCCGTCCGACAACTCGACCTAG from Candidatus Parcubacteria bacterium includes:
- a CDS encoding site-2 protease family protein, with the translated sequence MQDPLFFAFSIAILIFSVIAHELAHGYAADSLGDPTPRLAGRLSINPLVHIDLFGSILLPTASFLLGGVIFGWAKPVPYNPYNLKSRAGEAFVASAGILTNLALALFFGLLLRFFGDALSAPTVALATSVVFINCILAIFNSIPLPPLDGSKVLFSFLPFHLLEKTRALEAWGLPALLFVVFFLWPFLSPLVTSLSRLIIGA
- the rpmB gene encoding 50S ribosomal protein L28, encoding MAKICIITGKGPLNGGGYSNRTRATQFNPTGKRMRQVNLQKKRIFIPELDKTMVLVVSTQGLKTIAKKGAYKALKDAGVIK